In a genomic window of Nocardiopsis mwathae:
- a CDS encoding branched-chain amino acid ABC transporter permease, with protein sequence MDILNILTTSLESAIGPIAAIYVLAAIGLNLHFGYTGLLNFGQVGFMLVGAYGVAIPVVVYDQPLWVGLLTCVACSALLALLLGIPTLRLRADYLAIATIAVAEVGRLLYRAEFARPVTGGVYGLQGFAVDFNELNPFPPGRYDFLIVSFSSRQLWLMLAAWGLVALALAITALLIHSPWGRVLKGIREDEDAVRSLGKNVYAYKMQSLVLGGVFGGLAGAMIALNQQNITADQFMPQVTFYLWAMLLLGGAGRTLGPVIGPVVMWFLLTAFDETLRALAGAGVLPFLGAADIGALRHAFVGVALVLLIIYRPQGLIGNRKEMLVNVK encoded by the coding sequence ATGGACATTCTGAACATCCTCACCACCTCGCTGGAGTCGGCGATCGGGCCGATCGCGGCCATCTACGTGCTGGCGGCCATCGGGCTGAACCTGCACTTCGGCTACACGGGCCTGCTCAACTTCGGCCAGGTGGGCTTCATGCTGGTCGGCGCCTACGGTGTGGCCATCCCGGTGGTGGTCTACGACCAGCCGCTGTGGGTGGGTCTGCTGACGTGTGTGGCCTGTTCGGCGCTGCTGGCCCTGTTGCTGGGTATCCCGACGCTGCGGTTGCGCGCGGACTATCTGGCGATCGCGACGATCGCGGTGGCCGAGGTGGGGCGCCTGCTGTACCGGGCGGAGTTCGCGCGGCCGGTGACCGGCGGCGTGTACGGCCTGCAGGGTTTCGCGGTCGACTTCAACGAGCTGAATCCGTTCCCGCCGGGCCGGTACGACTTCCTGATCGTGTCGTTCTCGTCGCGCCAGCTGTGGCTGATGCTGGCGGCCTGGGGCCTGGTGGCGCTGGCGCTGGCGATCACGGCGCTGCTGATCCACAGCCCGTGGGGCCGTGTCCTGAAGGGCATCCGCGAGGACGAGGACGCGGTGCGCAGTCTGGGCAAGAACGTTTATGCCTACAAGATGCAGAGCCTGGTGCTGGGCGGTGTGTTCGGTGGCCTGGCCGGCGCGATGATCGCGCTGAACCAGCAGAACATCACGGCCGACCAGTTCATGCCGCAGGTGACGTTCTACCTGTGGGCGATGCTGCTGCTGGGCGGCGCGGGCCGGACGCTGGGCCCGGTGATCGGCCCGGTGGTGATGTGGTTCCTGCTGACGGCGTTCGACGAGACGCTGCGGGCGCTGGCCGGGGCGGGGGTGCTGCCGTTCCTGGGCGCCGCCGACATCGGTGCGCTGCGGCACGCGTTCGTGGGTGTCGCGCTGGTGCTGCTGATCATCTACCGGCCGCAGGGGCTCATCGGCAACCGCAAGGAGATGCTGGTCAATGTCAAGTGA
- a CDS encoding ABC transporter permease subunit — MRTRLVTVLLAVIAAILVVPVSAAADVQGGESLTGQIRAPGTDDGVAGIDITVSQDGSEIESATTGSAGEWTVEVPGPGDYRVVLDEDSIPDQYALRETPGPERDVTVREGQAFTVVFPLVAAGQEEAEATPATPSPEDDAAPGEGATPAGDEDEGVVEAPGVDAGTPFSTKVLQLTLSGVIFGLIIAISAVGLSLIFGTTRMINFAHGDMVTFGAMMAMMFSNMALFSAFNAVFDGVPVLGFATNPLVVGSVLAVVLGGVLGVAMERFLWRPLRRRNVALIQMFIVTIGLALILRHLLLVGFGARRTKYSEFRIQEMLHIGPFSITPRDLTILLLSIGVLVLVASMLQFTRIGKAMRAVSDNRDLAESSGIDVDRVTLYVWGLGGALSALGGVFLGLNQTVYWQMGFHLLLLMFAAVILGGLGTAYGAMVGGLAIGLIAQLSTLWFSPQLMNAWALAIMIIVLLVRPQGILGRRERVG; from the coding sequence GTGCGCACACGCCTCGTGACCGTGCTGCTCGCCGTGATCGCCGCAATCCTGGTGGTCCCGGTGTCCGCAGCGGCAGACGTCCAAGGCGGTGAGTCGCTGACCGGACAGATCCGGGCCCCAGGGACCGACGATGGTGTCGCAGGCATCGACATCACCGTCAGTCAGGACGGCTCGGAGATCGAATCGGCGACCACCGGCTCTGCCGGCGAATGGACCGTGGAAGTGCCCGGACCGGGTGACTACCGCGTGGTCCTGGACGAAGACTCCATACCCGATCAGTACGCCCTGCGGGAGACCCCCGGGCCCGAGCGAGACGTCACGGTGCGGGAGGGCCAGGCCTTCACCGTGGTCTTCCCCCTGGTCGCGGCCGGGCAGGAGGAGGCGGAGGCGACTCCGGCGACGCCGTCCCCCGAGGACGACGCCGCGCCCGGGGAGGGCGCCACACCCGCCGGCGACGAGGACGAGGGGGTCGTCGAGGCACCCGGCGTCGACGCCGGGACGCCCTTCTCCACGAAGGTCCTGCAGCTGACCCTCTCCGGTGTCATCTTCGGGCTGATCATCGCGATCTCCGCGGTCGGCCTGTCGCTGATCTTCGGCACCACCCGGATGATCAACTTCGCCCACGGCGACATGGTCACCTTCGGCGCGATGATGGCGATGATGTTCAGCAACATGGCGCTGTTCTCCGCTTTCAACGCTGTCTTCGACGGCGTCCCGGTGCTGGGTTTCGCCACGAACCCGCTGGTCGTGGGATCGGTGCTGGCGGTGGTCCTCGGCGGTGTGCTGGGTGTGGCGATGGAGCGGTTCCTGTGGCGGCCGCTGCGGCGGCGCAACGTGGCGCTGATCCAGATGTTCATCGTGACGATCGGTCTCGCGCTGATCCTGCGCCACCTGCTGCTGGTGGGCTTCGGCGCCCGGCGCACCAAGTACTCCGAGTTCCGCATCCAGGAGATGCTGCACATCGGTCCGTTCTCGATCACGCCCCGCGATCTGACGATCCTGTTGCTGTCGATCGGGGTGCTGGTGCTGGTGGCGAGCATGCTGCAGTTCACCCGGATCGGGAAGGCGATGCGCGCGGTCTCGGACAACCGGGATCTCGCGGAGTCCTCCGGGATCGATGTGGACCGGGTGACGCTGTACGTCTGGGGTCTGGGCGGTGCGCTGTCGGCGTTGGGCGGCGTGTTCCTCGGCCTGAACCAGACGGTGTACTGGCAGATGGGCTTCCATCTTCTGCTGCTGATGTTCGCCGCGGTGATCCTGGGCGGGCTCGGTACCGCGTATGGGGCGATGGTCGGCGGTCTGGCGATCGGCCTGATCGCCCAGTTGTCGACGCTGTGGTTCTCTCCGCAGCTGATGAACGCCTGGGCGCTGGCGATCATGATCATCGTGCTGCTGGTCCGGCCCCAGGGGATCCTGGGCCGACGCGAGCGGGTCGGGTAG
- a CDS encoding ANTAR domain-containing response regulator has protein sequence MYVTTTQSRVVIAEDEALIRLDLKEMLEEDGYAVVGEAGDGETAIRLANELKPDLVILDIKMPILDGLSAAERIAGDRIAPVVILTAFSQRELVERARDAGAMAYLVKPFNKADLVPAIEMAVSRYAELSALEAEVSGLQDRLETRKLVERAKGLLQSRHGLSEPEAFRWIQKNSMDRRLTMRKVAETVVETLEGQEPPQK, from the coding sequence ATGTACGTGACGACGACGCAGAGCCGCGTGGTGATCGCGGAAGACGAGGCCCTCATCAGGCTTGATCTCAAGGAGATGCTTGAGGAAGACGGCTATGCCGTCGTGGGCGAGGCGGGTGACGGTGAGACCGCGATACGTCTGGCCAACGAGCTCAAGCCGGATCTCGTCATCCTTGACATCAAGATGCCGATCCTGGACGGGCTGTCGGCCGCTGAGCGGATCGCGGGCGATCGGATCGCGCCGGTGGTGATCCTGACCGCCTTCTCCCAGCGGGAGCTGGTCGAGCGTGCGCGGGACGCCGGGGCGATGGCGTACCTCGTCAAGCCGTTCAACAAGGCCGACCTGGTTCCGGCCATCGAGATGGCCGTCAGCCGCTATGCCGAGCTCTCGGCTCTGGAGGCGGAGGTCAGTGGCCTCCAGGACCGCCTGGAGACGCGCAAGCTGGTCGAGCGCGCCAAGGGGCTGCTGCAGAGCCGCCACGGGCTGAGTGAGCCCGAGGCGTTCCGGTGGATCCAGAAGAACTCGATGGACCGGCGGCTGACCATGCGCAAGGTCGCCGAGACCGTCGTCGAGACGCTGGAGGGCCAGGAGCCGCCGCAGAAGTAG
- a CDS encoding DUF1266 domain-containing protein, with protein sequence MFTAVAGVVGALTIGAWAIVAWGSQRRQPWLMAPLALLIVALVVANQGAWAFLPIVALAAGSFAELVIGAREAPTLRTKHPDAPLSTERWAAAVAAPFRVALAEPWDVVVRPQLRRRYRKVFELEWGVVDRETLLATVDRLWDELHAGGRADLVVDLRTGTARSRDPEGKRDEQRIRLTPAQVERMREITGADDSAETVVIGAYQWWKSVHLIRLTCGGATLDWLSPVETHNLLRRVATDLQRRYASWQELAEAFHGGYLLWHGGGSDDAGSDRVWTALGLLTTDDASPWKLLPWDMPLERAPYENGVPNAQPH encoded by the coding sequence GTGTTCACCGCGGTCGCCGGGGTGGTCGGGGCGCTGACGATCGGTGCCTGGGCCATCGTGGCCTGGGGATCGCAGCGGCGTCAGCCGTGGCTGATGGCTCCCCTCGCGCTGCTCATCGTCGCGCTCGTGGTGGCGAATCAGGGGGCGTGGGCGTTCCTTCCGATCGTCGCGCTCGCCGCCGGGTCCTTCGCCGAGCTGGTCATCGGGGCGCGGGAGGCCCCCACGCTGCGCACCAAGCACCCCGACGCGCCCCTGAGCACCGAGCGTTGGGCGGCGGCCGTGGCCGCACCGTTCCGGGTGGCGCTGGCCGAGCCGTGGGACGTGGTGGTCCGCCCGCAGCTGCGGCGGCGCTACCGCAAGGTCTTCGAGCTGGAGTGGGGCGTGGTCGACCGCGAGACGCTGCTGGCGACGGTGGACCGGCTGTGGGACGAGCTGCACGCCGGGGGACGCGCCGACCTGGTAGTCGATCTGCGTACGGGGACGGCGCGCAGCCGCGATCCCGAGGGCAAGCGGGACGAGCAGCGGATTCGGCTGACTCCTGCGCAGGTCGAGCGGATGCGGGAGATCACCGGGGCCGACGATTCGGCGGAGACCGTGGTCATCGGCGCCTACCAGTGGTGGAAGTCGGTGCACCTGATCCGGTTGACGTGCGGGGGTGCGACGCTGGATTGGTTGAGTCCGGTGGAGACGCACAATCTGCTGCGGCGGGTCGCCACCGATCTGCAGCGGCGTTACGCGAGCTGGCAGGAGTTGGCCGAGGCGTTCCACGGCGGTTACCTGCTGTGGCACGGGGGCGGCTCGGACGACGCGGGGTCCGACCGGGTGTGGACGGCGCTGGGCCTGCTCACGACCGACGACGCGAGTCCGTGGAAGCTGCTGCCGTGGGACATGCCGCTGGAGCGGGCGCCCTACGAGAACGGTGTCCCCAACGCCCAGCCGCATTGA
- the pyk gene encoding pyruvate kinase, protein MTRRAKIVATLGPATSSPDTLRALVDAGLDVARLNLSHGTYEDHRNNYDNVRAAAEAAGRSVGILADLQGPKIRLGTFADGPVELAPGDEFTVTTDDVPGDARRVSTTYKGLPGDVRPGDRVLIDDGRVVLECTKTTSTDVHTRVIIGGPVSNNKGLNLPGVSVSVPALTEKDEADLRWALEQGVDTVALSFVRSPADADECHRIMDEVGVRVPLIAKIEKPQAVERLQDIIEVFDGVMVARGDLGVELPLENVPMVQKRAIERCRDKAKPVIVATQMLESMISAPRPTRAEASDVANAVLDGADAVMLSGETSVGQYPVETVQTMDRIVAAAEQESLRASHILNRVPETTGGSIARAAAEVGATIGAKALVAFTMSGETARRLARYRSPIPLMAFTTEPSTRSQLALTWGVETYCVPWVDHTDAMVAQVESELLEMGVYSKGDKVVIVAGSPPGTPGSTNSLRVHRLGDAIAHGK, encoded by the coding sequence GTGACACGTCGAGCAAAAATCGTCGCGACCCTCGGCCCAGCCACATCGAGCCCGGACACACTCCGCGCGCTCGTCGACGCCGGGCTGGACGTAGCGCGACTCAACCTCAGCCACGGAACATACGAGGACCACCGCAACAACTACGACAACGTACGCGCCGCCGCCGAGGCCGCCGGACGCAGCGTCGGAATCCTCGCCGACCTCCAAGGGCCCAAGATCCGCCTCGGCACCTTCGCCGACGGCCCCGTCGAACTCGCACCCGGCGACGAATTCACCGTCACCACCGACGACGTCCCCGGCGACGCGCGCCGAGTCTCCACCACCTACAAAGGCCTCCCCGGCGACGTCCGCCCCGGCGACCGCGTACTCATCGACGACGGCCGCGTCGTGCTGGAATGCACCAAGACCACCAGCACCGACGTCCACACCCGCGTCATCATCGGCGGACCCGTCTCCAACAACAAGGGACTCAACCTCCCCGGCGTCTCCGTCAGCGTCCCCGCCCTCACCGAGAAAGACGAGGCCGACCTCCGCTGGGCCCTCGAACAAGGCGTCGACACCGTCGCCCTGTCCTTCGTGCGCAGCCCCGCCGACGCCGACGAATGCCACCGCATCATGGACGAAGTCGGCGTCCGCGTCCCGCTCATCGCCAAGATCGAGAAGCCCCAGGCCGTCGAACGCCTCCAGGACATCATCGAGGTCTTCGACGGCGTCATGGTCGCCCGCGGCGACCTCGGCGTCGAACTGCCCCTCGAAAACGTCCCCATGGTGCAGAAACGCGCCATCGAACGGTGCCGCGACAAGGCCAAACCCGTCATCGTCGCCACCCAGATGCTCGAATCCATGATCAGCGCACCCCGGCCCACCCGCGCCGAGGCCTCCGACGTCGCCAACGCCGTCCTCGACGGCGCCGACGCCGTCATGCTGTCCGGCGAAACAAGCGTCGGCCAGTACCCGGTCGAAACCGTGCAGACCATGGACCGCATCGTCGCCGCCGCCGAACAGGAATCCCTCCGCGCCTCCCACATCCTCAACCGGGTGCCGGAGACCACCGGCGGATCCATCGCCCGCGCCGCAGCCGAAGTCGGCGCCACCATCGGCGCCAAGGCACTCGTCGCGTTCACCATGTCCGGCGAAACCGCACGCCGCCTGGCCCGCTACCGCTCACCCATCCCGCTCATGGCCTTCACCACCGAGCCCAGCACCCGCTCGCAGCTCGCCCTCACCTGGGGCGTCGAAACGTACTGCGTGCCCTGGGTCGACCACACCGACGCCATGGTCGCCCAGGTCGAGAGCGAACTGCTGGAGATGGGCGTCTACAGCAAGGGCGACAAGGTCGTCATCGTCGCCGGCAGCCCGCCCGGAACCCCCGGTTCCACCAACTCACTGCGGGTCCACCGCCTCGGCGACGCCATCGCCCACGGCAAGTGA
- a CDS encoding maleylpyruvate isomerase family mycothiol-dependent enzyme, translated as MAEWCRGEVVAALGAEVSRLVRVLSGLSEEEVVRPTRCSPWDVAALAVHTVGALDRVGVMLGAEAPGRAVVGAAGYYRPDVRLSAEVDADRVRSAVEVAARRSDAGEMGRVCAGVWRGLEPRLAREPVDRVVLTRHGDAMLLTDFLVTRVVELVLHGVDLADALGREPWPDGAALGVVERLAFGGGDPGLPALDAVRAATGRALPGGPGWAALAGSGVRVLAFGRPDADGRGV; from the coding sequence ATGGCCGAGTGGTGTCGGGGTGAGGTGGTGGCGGCGCTGGGCGCGGAGGTGTCGCGTCTGGTGCGGGTTCTGTCGGGCTTGTCGGAGGAGGAGGTGGTGCGGCCGACGCGGTGTTCCCCGTGGGATGTGGCTGCGTTGGCGGTGCACACGGTGGGGGCGCTGGACCGGGTGGGGGTGATGTTGGGTGCGGAGGCGCCGGGGCGGGCCGTGGTGGGCGCGGCGGGGTATTACCGGCCGGATGTGCGGTTGTCGGCGGAGGTGGATGCGGATCGGGTGCGCAGCGCGGTGGAGGTCGCCGCGCGCCGGTCGGATGCGGGTGAGATGGGGCGTGTGTGCGCCGGGGTGTGGCGGGGGTTGGAGCCGCGGCTGGCGCGGGAGCCGGTGGATCGGGTGGTGCTGACGCGGCACGGTGACGCGATGCTGTTGACGGATTTCCTGGTCACCCGGGTGGTGGAGCTGGTGTTGCACGGCGTGGACCTGGCGGATGCGCTGGGGCGTGAGCCGTGGCCGGATGGGGCCGCGTTGGGCGTGGTGGAGCGGTTGGCGTTCGGCGGCGGTGATCCGGGGCTGCCTGCGTTGGATGCGGTGCGGGCGGCGACGGGGCGTGCTTTGCCGGGTGGGCCGGGGTGGGCGGCGCTGGCCGGGTCGGGGGTACGGGTGTTGGCGTTCGGTCGGCCGGATGCGGATGGTCGTGGGGTGTGA
- a CDS encoding prenyltransferase has protein sequence MTKDQLRSAEHFIARNARLIDRHRYAFHFTCGPADPILAALDSYRNVDGGYGNGLEPDLRGHGSQPVAVETALRYLDELGRIDRDTTADVCRYLTSITHANGGVPNVLPSVRHTEAAPWWRETDDFSGTLTPTASIAGILHKHHAAHPWRDRATAFCWTRIAGLHWTEPIEAMAICTFLQHVADRPRADAEFERLAPMIRAVIELDPDATGHVHTPLDLATTPTHIARRLFTDAEIEKHLDALTRQQQDDGGWPINWETWVDTVTSDWRGIISIQRLTTLRAYGRIDAAPTPVLQV, from the coding sequence CCGCTACGCCTTCCACTTCACCTGCGGGCCAGCCGACCCCATACTCGCAGCCCTCGACTCCTACCGGAACGTGGACGGTGGCTATGGCAATGGGCTGGAACCCGACCTGCGCGGTCACGGCAGCCAGCCCGTCGCGGTGGAAACCGCCCTGCGATATCTCGACGAGCTCGGGCGCATCGACCGCGACACCACCGCCGACGTCTGCCGATACCTGACCTCCATCACCCACGCCAACGGCGGCGTCCCCAACGTCCTGCCCAGCGTCCGCCACACCGAAGCCGCACCCTGGTGGCGCGAAACCGACGACTTCAGCGGCACCCTCACCCCGACCGCATCCATCGCCGGCATCCTGCACAAGCACCACGCCGCCCACCCCTGGCGCGACCGCGCCACCGCCTTCTGCTGGACCCGCATCGCCGGCCTCCACTGGACCGAACCCATCGAAGCCATGGCGATCTGCACCTTCCTCCAGCACGTCGCCGACCGCCCCCGCGCCGACGCCGAATTCGAACGACTCGCACCCATGATCCGCGCCGTCATCGAACTCGACCCCGACGCCACCGGGCACGTCCACACCCCCCTCGACCTCGCGACCACACCCACCCACATCGCGCGCCGCCTCTTCACCGACGCCGAAATCGAAAAGCACCTCGACGCCCTCACCCGACAGCAGCAAGACGACGGCGGCTGGCCCATCAACTGGGAGACCTGGGTCGACACCGTCACCAGCGACTGGCGCGGCATCATCAGCATCCAACGCCTGACCACCCTGCGGGCCTACGGCCGCATCGACGCCGCCCCCACCCCCGTCCTCCAGGTCTGA